The Solanum pennellii chromosome 7, SPENNV200 DNA segment TATGTATGATTTCCATATATGTATTAATGATGATTTCCATATGTGTATGATTGTTGTAATGGGGTAATTTTACTATACATAAATTTTGGTATGATTGTTGTAATGGGGTGATTTTAAAAAGAGTGTACTGTTATAATGAATCACATTCCGATTATAGGCAGATCATGTTATTATAGAGAAGTAAAATATAACATGGAAAATCGATTCAGGAGAAAATCATATCgttataatgaaatgttgtTATAACGAATGACCTTTATAGAGATTGCTTGCCACTTCTAAACTTTAGTACTACTggattttttctaatataaacAAGTTAACAACTCTTGACAGTAAACAAAGTACATAGAAACTTTACATTGTTTAGTTCCTTAGCTTTCCCTTCAGTCTTGCAAAGCAGACTCTTGATGTCATATGGAGCCAACTCTTTATGTCTGTTAAGAATGTGAAGTAGGCATTCCTCCACGAACGGTTGACAATCAAACAGCCTAAAATTCCCCAGAATGTGACAAAGAAACCTAGCACCATTGATATATAAAACTCCAGAGATGAGAactcctcatcatcatcatgttCTTGTGGATTGGTGTTGCTTCCACGATCGATAGGGGGAGCATATCCAGGACACTCTTGAAGAGGAGGACCACAGAGTTGAGCATTGCCACTATAGGATGATCTATCGAAACTCTGCAGTTGAGTGCTTGATGGAATTCTTCCTGATAAGTGGTTGTTCGATAAGTCCAACACACTAAGAAAAGTCAAGTTAGAGAGGCCCCGAGGGATCATGCCAGAAAGTTGGTTTCTTGACAAGTCAAGAGACTCCAACAGATTCATTTGACCTATTCCTTCAACGACAGTTCCATTAAGATCATTTCTCGAGAGGTTCAATGATCTCAATCCTCTCATTTCAGCTATCTCTTTAGGGATACCTCCAACTAATTTATTACTTGAAAGATCAATAATCTTCAGATATAGTAAAGCATTCTTGTACTCGGACTCCTGGTTTTTCCATTGAATCAGTAAATCACCTATGTACAAGTAAGATCCTGGAATATAGTCATAACGGACTTTAAAATCCATTGACTCACCAGTGCCATTTTCTTGACGCAATATGGTAAAGTTGTTGAGGCACTGTGGAATTTTCCCAGATAATCCATTTTCTGAAAGGTCCAGTATCTGAAGAAATTGAAGCTGGCAGATAAGTGATGGAATGCTGCCATTGAATTTGTTGGACCGTAGGCTTAGAATGCGCAACTGGAGTAGGTCAGTCCCTATCCATGCTGGGATTCTTCCAGTCAACTTATTCCCTCCAATATCCAAGATTTGCAGCAGCTGACATTGTGAAAAAGAAGGCAACATTCCTCTAAAGCTGTTCTGGCGTATGTATAACGCCTCCAAATTTGTCAAGGAGCCTAATGATAGTGGAACTTTTCCGGAGAAATTGTTGTAGGCTAGATTTAGAACAGCTAGATTACTCATATTCATCCAACAATCAGGAACTTCTCCTGAAAATTGGTTGCGTGACAAGTCGATGGAAGTGGCAGCTCCTATTGTATTTCTACAAATGGAAGAAATGGATCCAGAGAAGTGATTTTTATGAAGGTAAAAGATTTGTATATTGGCAGGAACTAGTGGCAAATGTCCTGAAAAGTTGTTAGAACTTAAATCTATAATCACGTAATCTTGTTTACTCACTATGAACTCCGAAACTCTGCCACTGATGTGGTTGTTAGAGAGATTCAGAATCTTGAGCTCGGGAGGAAGATTGGAGAACCAACTTGGTAGCATGTCTGATATATTCGCAAGAGAAATATCAAGAAGAGTGTAGTTATTCTGAGTTTGAAGCCATTTCGGAAAAGAAGGTCCCATATTGCAAGATGGAAGCCTTATAAATTGTAGTTGAAAAGGAGGAACCCAATCGAATCTCGTGTTCAAAGTCAACAAGTTGAAGGATAGGTCTAAGTCTACTAAACTGGAGAGGTTTGAAAAGTGGGACTCTGTGATTGTACCCTTCAGGACATTATAAGAAGCATCAAACCTTTCCAGGTTTGATAGTTGCCCCATACTTTCTGGTAACCCCTCTAATCTATTGGACGagacgtcaaaaattctaaGCTGTGAAAGTTTTCCAATACCTTGTGGTATCCTCCCTTGAAATTGATTAGAGCCAAGATGCAACTCTCTTAATGATGGAAACAGTGCTAAATCTGGTAATGGCCCTCTCATTTGGTTATCAGACAAGTCTAGATACTCGAGGCTCGAAACTTGCCCCACTCTTTCCATGAAAAAACCATTCAGCACATTCTTCTGCAGGTATAATTTCTTCAAGGATGAAAATCTTGTGACATTAACAATTGAACCAAACAACGAGTTGTCGTTCAATCCCAAAACCTCAAGTGATTTCCTACTACCTGATAACCTGAGAAACAACTCAGGAAGCCATTGGTATGTCTGAGTGTTAGACATGTCCAGATAACGTAGACGTGTCAAATTCCCAAATGAACTTGGAACCCCACCTTCAACCTCAAAATTATTAGCAAGATTAAGATGTTCAAGATACATCAAGCTCCCAAATCGATCATCAATTTGACGACTGAGTTGATTATGAGAAAGGTCTATGCTAGTTAGGCTTGTGCTAAAATTGAATAACCAGCTATATTCAGATGAAGTAGAGAACTCATTACAACATAAAtgaagaacagaaagagagatCAAAGATGAATTAGCTAGATCAGCTGGAGACGGAACGAATTTAGAGAGTCCACAAACACTCAAGTCCAATTCTTTCAACGAAGGGACCTTAGTTATCTCTCGAAACCAGTTGCTTGCTTGGAAATCGTTACCACCAAGGCGCAAGAATTCTAGAGAGGAGAGATGAGAAAGCCACACAAGGTCCTTCACTATAAGATTATTGTTTCCGAGATCAAGAATCCTCAAAGAAGTTAGATTCTGGAACTGTGCTGGAATTTCACCAGAAAAATCAGAAGATGAAAGGTTCAAGTACTCCAGTCTCTTAAGGGAGCCTATGAATCTTGGTATCTCACTATTTTCAAATCCATTAACACTGAGGTCCAAGAAATTCAAATACTCCAACTCAAGTAGAGAAGGACTAACTTTACCTGTCAATATTGGAGCAAAACAAGCATGGCCTGGACAAGTAACCTCACTGTGGAGATCAAGAACAATAACATGACCTGTTCTTTTGTCACATTCAATACCCTTCCAATTGCAGCATTCTTTTTCATCACCCCAGGTAGATAAACGACCAAAATCGTCGTTAAGGCTTCTTTTAAACTCAAGAAGGGCATCTCTCTCCTTTTCTGTACAAAGGGTCTCGTTAACTTCTCTTGAAGTTAATCCAAAAGCTGTCTCTAGGAGCAGTAAAGTCCAAGTAATAAGGAAATGTCTTGGATTAGTTCTTTTGCCCATGGTTCTATACAAAAGGTCTTGTTAAATTCTCtgtatttctgaaatttttagCATCTACttgtttttatataaataggAAACAGAAATCCATGATTTTAAAGTCTTCTCAAACCCAATTAAAATATTAGACAAaggctcaacaacaacaacatacctacTATACTCcgtggggtctggggagggtagtGTGTACACAACCTTATCCATACTATTGTCAAGGTAGTGAGACTATTTCTGAATATTAGACGAAgactcaacaacaacaacatacct contains these protein-coding regions:
- the LOC107024367 gene encoding receptor-like protein EIX2 — encoded protein: MGKRTNPRHFLITWTLLLLETAFGLTSREVNETLCTEKERDALLEFKRSLNDDFGRLSTWGDEKECCNWKGIECDKRTGHVIVLDLHSEVTCPGHACFAPILTGKVSPSLLELEYLNFLDLSVNGFENSEIPRFIGSLKRLEYLNLSSSDFSGEIPAQFQNLTSLRILDLGNNNLIVKDLVWLSHLSSLEFLRLGGNDFQASNWFREITKVPSLKELDLSVCGLSKFVPSPADLANSSLISLSVLHLCCNEFSTSSEYSWLFNFSTSLTSIDLSHNQLSRQIDDRFGSLMYLEHLNLANNFEVEGGVPSSFGNLTRLRYLDMSNTQTYQWLPELFLRLSGSRKSLEVLGLNDNSLFGSIVNVTRFSSLKKLYLQKNVLNGFFMERVGQVSSLEYLDLSDNQMRGPLPDLALFPSLRELHLGSNQFQGRIPQGIGKLSQLRIFDVSSNRLEGLPESMGQLSNLERFDASYNVLKGTITESHFSNLSSLVDLDLSFNLLTLNTRFDWVPPFQLQFIRLPSCNMGPSFPKWLQTQNNYTLLDISLANISDMLPSWFSNLPPELKILNLSNNHISGRVSEFIVSKQDYVIIDLSSNNFSGHLPLVPANIQIFYLHKNHFSGSISSICRNTIGAATSIDLSRNQFSGEVPDCWMNMSNLAVLNLAYNNFSGKVPLSLGSLTNLEALYIRQNSFRGMLPSFSQCQLLQILDIGGNKLTGRIPAWIGTDLLQLRILSLRSNKFNGSIPSLICQLQFLQILDLSENGLSGKIPQCLNNFTILRQENGTGESMDFKVRYDYIPGSYLYIGDLLIQWKNQESEYKNALLYLKIIDLSSNKLVGGIPKEIAEMRGLRSLNLSRNDLNGTVVEGIGQMNLLESLDLSRNQLSGMIPRGLSNLTFLSVLDLSNNHLSGRIPSSTQLQSFDRSSYSGNAQLCGPPLQECPGYAPPIDRGSNTNPQEHDDDEEFSSLEFYISMVLGFFVTFWGILGCLIVNRSWRNAYFTFLTDIKSWLHMTSRVCFARLKGKLRN